Part of the Varibaculum massiliense genome is shown below.
GAAAACGCCGCCGACCAAACCATTTTAGAAGCGATGAAAACTTTTAAGCCAAGCGCGGCCACCAACGCGGCTAGTTACAAAGGCAAAATAAAATTCGAGGAATGGATCGGAACCAGAAACAACGGGCGTTTCCACACCCGCACAGCCTTCGCGATAGTAAAAAATAACTGGGCATACACCCTTAAAGGGAAAAAACTGGTCACAGGTAATCACGTTCTAGGTATCGAACGCTTTAAGCGCGCCCCCAAGGGAACCAGCACAGAATTTGCCGCAATCGCCAAGAAATACGATTTATAGGAGTATCCATGTTAGCTGACTTTTCTTTACAATCTTCACTACTAGGACTTACCGCCGCTGATCTGGCGCGAAAGTTCGAAGTACAAGAACGCACCGCCCGGAGATGGCTAACAGGTAGAGCTATGCCACCAGCCCCGGTAATCGAACAGGTACAAGAATCTTTCGAGTCCTTCCTTGAATCACTTGGCAGCATGATCGAACTACTTGATGACAACGAGGAAATATATGCCCACATCCTTGATCCAGAACAAGCAGAATACAAACACATGAGGCCGCTTGTCCAAGCCATCTATCTACTTTGTAGCCTTTATCAAATCGAAACAGAAATAACCTTCAAGCAAGAAAAGTAGTCACGGCCGTGACTAATATAATTACCCGGAAACTAGCAGTAACCCCTGGTAAATACTATAATTAGTCATATATTGAACGCAGAAAATTAGGGAAAATTATGCAACTAACAAGACGAGAAAACATGGAACGAGTGATCCATTCTGCCAAACTTGAGGGTGGTACTTTCTCTGATAAGTTCATCAAGGACGCGAACGAATACATCACGGGAACACTCACCCTTGACCAAATGCTGCAACGCGCCCTAAAGCGCAATACAAAGAAACACCCTGCATAGTCGGATGAGTCTTACCGATCCATATATCGACCCGGAAACGGGGATATTAAAAAACCTTCGCGGCATTGACACCTGGCCGGAGCTAACCAAAGCTGAATCAGAATTATCTTCCATTAGAGCAGCACAGTTAGAAGAACGCGGCTGCCCGCCATTGCAGGGAACTCTCACTGATCTACAAAAAATCCATAACTTCCTGTTTCAAGACATCTACGAATGGGCAGGACAAATACGAACCGTTGAAATCTGGAAACAAGGCGCACACGGCCATATGTTCCTGCCCTGCGCCAGAATTTATGACGCTACCTCCTGGGCACACCAAGAGTTATGTAAGGATCAGCATTTTAACCACATGGAACCGCAAGACATCCCGAAGCGTCTTGCCTATCATTACGACAACTATAACTATATACACCCGTTTCGAGAAGGGAACGGACGTACCAGCCGGATCATGTGGACGAACATCCTACGGCAAGCAGGATATGAAATATCGTGGGAAAAAATAAGCAGTCAGGAAAACGATCACGCCTGCATGATTGCTAAAGAACAAAGCGATTTTAGCGAACTAGAAGCCATGTTCACCAAAACCCTAACCCCTATCAAAACCCGCACACCTGCACGACCATTAACACCGCCCGGTAGTCGGCTAAGAAGAAAACCGCCCTCACTAGAAATCTAGGCACTAAAATATGCGTCCACAAGACAGCGAAACCAAACCTGAATACCGCCCCGAAGATCAGCTCACACCATACGCCGAGGTGGCCAACGCCCCGACCCCAGCAGAAGCGGCGATAGCATTTGCTGACGTTGCTATGAATCTTGCCGATATGCCGGTAACTGATCCTAGAACCCGCGACATCGTGCGCCAGGTAGCGGAACAATCCCTCAGCGCCGATGAAGCCGTAAAAATTCGTTTATCTGAAATCCTGGGCAAGTGACCAAGTGACTGAAACCAGTCACCAAAGCTACTCTTTATAAAACATTTATCAAAGTACCTAAGCTGTTTCTAAAGTAAAATGTTACGGCCGTAAACCGTATTGCCAAGCATTAACCATGCTTAGGTAACTTTTTATCAATATACCTCCCGCCGCCGGCTAGCTGAAATAACGCTATCTTTTCGGCGCGGAAACCCACGCAGCACAATCGCCCACCTGCCTTCGAAAAAAGCTCACGGTTTCTCACGAAAAAAGCTCACGGTTTCTCACGAAAAAAGCTCACGGTTTCTCACGAAAAAAGCTCACGGTTTCTCACGAAAAAAGCTCACGGTTTCTCACGATGCTGACATTGACGAGCTGAGCTTACTAAATGAAGGGCAGCCCTTAGCGGTACGATCTGGCCTGCCACTTAAAACCCCAAAACATACCACCCCTAACGGGGCAGGAAAACCCGCTACGCGGGATGCTGCGAGGGGAACAGCCACGCAGCACAATGGCCGCCCTAAACGGGCGCTACTGGGCAGGATTCACGCCGCTGACGCGCCTTAGAACCCCACCTGACCCGATATTTTTTCCTCACCGGGAACCCAATTATAACGTTCGCTACGCCTAGTCAAGCCGCGCAAAGCGCGGCCACCGGTACGTAAATATGCGCAAGGTCACCGCGCTACGCGCCCTGACCTTCCCCACATTTCCTCCCCTAAGTCCTACGGATTGACAAGACTTCGCTCTCGTTCACTGCTACGCAGTGCCCGGTGAGGCAAAAACAAAGTCAAAGTCCTAGCTAAAGGAGTCCAAAATGCAAAAGTGCGACTGCGGATGTGGTGCAGATATTAGTGGTTGGTCAAGCGCGGCGAAAGCACGCGGGCTACGCAGGCGGATCACACGTATTTACCGCCCTAGCCACGGTACTTGTTACTACTGCGGATTACCTCTCGACCAGTACCAAGAGTGCCAAGAGTGCGGAGAACAACCCGTAATCAATCTTCCAAAAAACTAACCCACTAACCGAAAAGCTAAAGGAGTCATCATGGATAGGGATAGCGCGTTATTAAGACAGCGAGTAGACGAATTTATTAGCGAACTAGAACGCCTGGTAAAGCAGGATAGCCCGGAGGCATTATCAGAATATCTCAATGACTGCTGGGATATGGAGTTCACTTTCAACCAGCAAGGACAATTCAACGGTTTCAGCTTCGCGGTAGCTATCGGCGGGCCGAACATTTACATCACCTGCCACCGCTGCCAAGCCTTAGCAACTATTGCCGGATCATGGGGAGCAAGCAAATACCAAGACTTCCTCAACGCTGACATAAGCGATGCTATCTGGGATGAAGGAGAGCATCTAGCAGAACTAGCCACATACGCAATCGAACAGCGCAGCCACAACCCGTGGTCACACGCGGCATAAAAACACTAGAAAAAAAGGGGAAAGAAAATGACTATGACAATTGCTTCTGCAACTAATCGGATCAAGCTAGTAACCAAGATCAGCCGGGCAGACCGGGAAAAACTAACTGCCCTACCCGGCGGGGAATATCGAGGAAAATCCGCAGTTGGCTACATGGTCACTGGCGATGGAAAAATAATCACCACTGACAAGCCACAAATAGAGAAAAGTTTTTGGTTCGGAGAAAACGGATCCGACTTCCAAGAAAAAGTAGAGCTAGCAAGTAAAGCGAGCCGGGATCGCGAATACTTCAAACGCAAAAATTTAAAGCGTGCAGGCTACTATAAAGAACTTGCGAATATTGAGGCAGCGTTATCTGGCACCGCTTACTTCTTCTTATTCAACGCCTGGGGTACTGGTTCCCGTTTCTATGAGGTTCGCTGCTTCGCTAAAGATCAGTTATTGCACCCGCACACACAACTTGTTCTTAAAAGCGCTGATAGCGCGATGACACGCGAAGAACTAGAAACCTATAAACAACTAATCGAGGCCACCTTCAAAGCGTTTGACCGCCGGTTAAACACTTATCTAAAACGTTACGGCCTAAGCAAATGCAGCTATGACACCTACTGGGTAGACCGCTAAGAAATCTAGCAAGGCCGGGGCAGGCGCAACACTTCCTGCCCTGGCAACCACCCGGCAGCTAGTGTTGCCGGTAAATCTTAATAGAAGTGACCAAGAATAATTATGTACTCAAAGGAGAAAAGAAAATGAGTAAATATGGCCCGAAAATTCAATCGCTATCTTTCCTGGCTAAAGACCCGGAAGTGCGGTATAAGTCGGATGGAACAAAGATTATTAACCTGCTGGTAAACGATACCCCGATAAGGCCGGGAACCAAGATCGGGGATAAAAACCGTTACATTGGTGAGCAAATCTGGCTAGTTGCCGAGGCGTGGGCAGAAAAAGCTGAACAGATCGAAGCCTTGAACTTGAAAAAGGGCGATTATGTTTCCATTACCGGAAGGCTTTACATTACCCGTTCAGAATATCGGGATAAGGACGGGCAAAAGCGGGTACATTTTGAAAAACGGATCCGGTTTATTGAAGTCGAACTTAAAGACCCGGAAAACCCGCCGCACAAAGAAAGTTAGACCCGAAAAAACATATCTCATATAGGGAAGGCGGGCGCGATCACAGGACAAGATCGCGCCCGCTTATTGTATTCCCTCTATTCCATGAGTTTTACCGAACATAGTCGGTAAAACCTTATCGGTCTAGGTGCCGACCGATAAGCCTATATTTTCCCCTCCCCTGCCCGGTACAAGACCGGAACTTTAGGGGAGGGGATATAGCGTTAAATGCAGTAAGGGAGGAACTGTATTTAACGGTTTAGTTATCGCTGCCCACCCCAGGTGTTGAGGTTAATTTTTCCGGAGTGTTCCCGCGAAGTTTCCGCACTAAAATTGTGCCACCGCCACCGGCAACGAGTACCAGTGCGCAAAGCCCGCCAGTCATCGCAAGCGCACCAGTTTTAGCTAACTCGCCTTGACCAGAAACGCTTTGAGTTTGACTAAACCCGCCACTACCGCGCGGGGTTACATAGTTAGGATTGGTAACCGGATTTTTCGCGGGTGCCGGAGCGGTCTTAGTTCCACTATTGCCGGGAGCTGCCGGCGAAACATTGGGGGTAGTATCTGCCGGTTTAGGTTCTGGTTTTGGATCCGGTTTAGGTTCTGGTTTTGGATCCGGTTTCGGAGTAGGTTTTGGATCCGGTTTTGCAGGCACTACCGGATCGGGTGCCGGGGTAGGGTTTGGTTTAACTGTTGGTACCGGATCGGGTGCCGGGGTAGTATCTGCCGCGAAAGCAGGTAACGCCCCACCTACGCAGCATAGCGCCGCTGCAAATACTCCTGCGCATCCTTTACCTACTGCGCCGCTAATGCTCTTACGATTACTCATTGAAACTTCTCCCTTAATCATCGCTATTATTTTCCTGATTCGCCTGGCCATATTCAGTGGCCACAGTTACTGCAATTCCTGTCGGTTCAAGCTCGCGCGTATAGGGTGGCTTAATAAACCCCAGCGGGGTTAGTAGACGCACCGCACCTGGAAAAGATTTCCAGATTCGCAAGTACCGATTACTAGCCTCCACTAGCGCGACTTCTGCTTCTTTCAAAGCCCTGGTAGTTTGAGCTAACTCAGTTGCAGTAAAAGTTTTCCTTGCCATACCTCAACTCTCACCCAATATAAATAGCGTGGTCAATAAAAAAACGGCAGCCAGTCACAAAAAACTTTCCGGTAGCTGCACATCACCAGAACTGGTACATACCGGCGATAAAAAACACCTGCCAGAGTTAGATTCGAAGGTGCCACCGAGCGGGGAAAAAATAAATACCTGATCCCTTCCCCATTACTGCGGTAAAGATAGCCAGAAAACCGCGCGGCTTTACTACCGGGCACCACAAGCCGGGTAGTAAAGCCACCCACAACGCAGCGCAGGCGGTACCTGTAAAACTTTTAACCGCGCCGAGCCCGCGCCCCAACCCAAAAAGTACGGAATAAAATTCCGATACAACCTTCCGAGTAACCGAAAAGTTTTCCGAAAAAGTTTCAAAAAATTTCTGGTACACGTTCGCAAACTTTTACAGAAAAGTTTCAAAAAAATTACGGGAAAATTTCTGGTACACGTACCCGAAATTGTTCCGGTACAAAATCTGTATGCAAATCACGTCCTTAGAATCTTCTCATAACGTGACCTGCGTCATATTTTGGAAATTCGCCTCCGGCGTTGCCGGACGCAAGATGTGTTCCCATGTACCCATAGGAACCTTGTAGGACTTACGTCCTAAAGTGCGCTTCGCTGGGAAACTCTTTGTTACATGGCTTGTTACATGGTTTTGTACTGGGCTTGTGCCGGGAAATTTTGCGGTACACATTCGCAAACTTTTATGGAAAAGTTTTTGAAATTTTTCAGGAAAATTTCCGGTACAAGTACGCGAACTTTTTCTTAAACTTTGCCGCTAACTTTTCTAGTTCGAGGCACCGATCTACTGGGCGGTGGAGAGTTTGCCGGGGCTTCTTTATATAGGCATGGAAGAAGATAAGAGCAAGGCTGTCCTATGAGCCGTAGACAACCCAACGCGCGCGGCAGCTACACGCGGGTAGTTAAAGCGAAGGTAACTGAAAGTGATTATGAAAAAATTACTAGCGCGGCTCAGCGAGCCGGTATGAGTATTGCTGCATGGATTGTTAAGAGAACGGCCACCGATCCAGAAATCTTACAAACGATTGACGTTGAAGGACTAGCGGAGGCGGTAACGCAGTTGAGAATCCAGCAGCGCACCCTTGCCGGAATGGCAACTAATCTAAACCAGTTAGCGCACTGGGCAAACGCGAACGAGAACTTTCCTGCTACCGCTATTCAGTTCACTCAAGTAATCAATACGCAACGCCAGCGCTGCGCCGAAGTAGTAGACGCGCTTAGGGAGCTTTTGCCATGATAATAAAGCTCATTCCTGCCAGGGATGCAACCAGCCTGTTTGAGTACCTGGCAGGGGAAGGAAAACACAACGAACACATAGATCAGCGAGTTATCTATAACAACCAAGCATCCCCTGCCGATGCGGCGGTGCCGATCACAAAAAAAGATGCTAAAAGTCTAGCTACCGATTTTGAAACCTATCTCAAAGAGTACGGATCAACCCGCACATTCAAATCCAATCGGAAAGGGGCAAAAAATAACAGTAGGGATAAGCTAAACCTGTATCACGGGGTAATATCCCTTGACCCGGACGAAACCCCGCCAAGTGATGAAACCTGGGCAAAAATAGTAGACCGCTACTCCACCCTCATGGGTTGGCAAGAACCAGACGGGAACTATGCACCTGTAATCGCTATCGCACACGGTAAATCTGCCGGGGGAAGTCCTCACATTCATTTTGCGGTATCCACCGTAATGGCTAACGGGCAAATGATCCCGGACTCGAACTGGAAACGCCGCTCAATAAAAGCCAAAAGAAAGATCGAGGACGAGTTCGGTCTAAAACCAATCGAAACTGAGCGAGCCGGATACTCCCACCGCGACTGGAAACAAGCAGAAGAAAAACGCCGCAAAGTACGCGGGCGAACCGTTAAAGAATCACGTTATCTGCAACGCATCGTAGCCTCTGCCGCACTAGCAGCAAACAATGAAGCAGAGTTTGCAGCACTACTACGAATAAGCGGGCTAGATATAAACCCGCGTTTTGGAAAAGACGGTAACGCTACCGGGTATGCAGTAAAAATAAAAGGCGATCCCGAGTGCCCCTGGTACGCGGCAGGGAAACTCTCTCGACACCTCACCCTACCCGCGCTGCGGCAAGACCAAGGATGGGAAAAAACCAGCAACCTCGAAGCCGCACGGTTGCAGTGGGAAAAAGGCTACGCAATCTCTTTTGGTGCGCCACCCCCGCTATCAAAAGTTATGCCCGACTATGCCCGGCGTATTCGTGCATTTTCTCGCACAGCGCCCACCTCACCGGCATGGGCTACACGCGCGCGAGAAGCAGGCTCAGTTCTAGCCGCTATGAGCATGAGAATCGAGAAAGACCAGCCCGGAAAACTATGGCAAGCAGCCCTTACCCTATACCGGGCAGGAGAAACCGCGCGAAGGCAAAACCCAACCCAAGTAATGCGTGAATCAAAAATGCTTGCACGCACCCTACTAATATCGGCCAGACTCACCCGATCTAACACCAACCGGATACTGGCCGCCTCAATCATCATGGCCGGGCATCTACGGGCACAAAAACAGCTACAAGAACAATACCGTGCCGCAAACCAAATCCACGAAGTGATCCGTCAAACCTTAACGGAACTACAAGCCAACCCGCCAGAAGCAGGCGCGCCCTTAACTGCCCGCCCGATAGCGGACTTAGTGCCGCAAAGCGAGCTAGATAAAGCAATAGACGCTGGCAGAATTATTTACACGAAAGGCAAGGACACATGGCTAATCAAAGGAAAGAACCTAACCCCTGGACAAGTCGTTACTGTAACCCGAAACGATGGCGAAAAAGACCAGGTGAAAGTTGGCCAACTAACCCGCACAAACAAGGCTGGCCACAACTGGGCAACCTTCACCAACATTCCCACACCCGCTGCGCCGCGCCCGGCAAGCACCGGGCAGGTAACACCAAAGCCACGCGGCACCTCTCATGATCTTGAAATCTAAGGAAGGAAACTGATGGAAACAATTTTTGAAAACGCGGCAGATTTTACTGAACGCTATATCCGATACAACTGGGATCGGAACCTACGCGATGACACCTCTAGGCAATGGTGCCCACAGTGGTGGTGCCACCCCGAAGCGTACACGCGAATAACCTTCCTGTGGGCATGGTATGAATTCGCGTTCACCTCCGACTCTTATTCCGAAATGGCGCAATGGCTACAATTCTTCGACTACGAGATGGATGCACTCACCCAACCCGGCGGATGCTTTAGACATTGCGTAGGAGGGCACAGTGATGCCGTAGCCTACCAAGCCGAAGAATTCCCCCTCACCCCCGCCATAGACGCACTCGCGTTCCAAAGCGAAGAAAACAAACAACAGTAAAGGAAAACAGCCATGAATGATATGAACCTGCTAATCGGATCTTTAGCCGAAACCGTAGACCAACTTAAAGCCGAACTCGAAGGTGCTTTAAGCCGAATCAGCGTCCTTGAAAACCAACTCGCAACCCCGTTGGAAGAACCCGAAAATGAGTGAACCAATCTGGCGTAATCTCGCCACCCTAGATGACCAAGTAACCTGGGCACGGCTATTAAACTCCATGCCGCGCTTTTACCATTACTCCCCTGCCAACGCCTACCAAATCGCGGCCTGGCAAACCGAGTTAGCTAAAACTGATCCAAACATAGCCATAGGAGAATTAGCACTTACTAGAGCTGGCTGGAACTACCTCACAGCAGGGGGGAGAGGCAGAGCCATCAAAAAAACCGCCAAACCACTAACTCTTACATTCCTTGACCTAGAAGGCCAAGAACAAACCTGCCAAATCTACACCTATTCCCAAACCTATGGCCGCAAAATCCGCAAAGAAGCCCTACCCACACCGATAGCCGCGCCCGCACTCCAAGACCGCCTGCACGCCCTACTAGCACGCCGCGCACTATCAGTAACCCGCACCAGCACAGCACCGGGAGGTGGCCGCCTAAGCGAGAATCAACACTCAATAGAACTACCCGAAACCCCACTCACCCCGCCACTGATCCACGCGACCTGTCACATCATTGACCAACCCGATAACCTACAAATCAACCATGACGGCAGCGGTGAAATTGTGGCACAAGCCGCCACCTACGCCCTGTGCAAACACATACGTGACCCGCAGGCTCCACCCCCGCCACCACCGCCTGCCCGATGGGCTGGCGGTGACCAAATCCTGGCCGCAGATATTTATTCCCGCACCATATATGCAATCCGACAAATCCTATCCGGCCTTGAAGATGACCCCAGGCCGCTTTGGGGCAAAGCTGCACTACGCAGAATAGAAAACGCCAGGGTAGCCACCCTCACACCACCAAACAGCGAAGCAGGCAATACTGGCAATGCCAGCAATACCAGCATTGCCGATATTCCTGGCAACCCCGATCCCAGACCAATAATTCCGGTAGTACCCCTAAGCCTGTTCACCCCGAATCAGCGAGGAAAAAACTTAAACCTCACCATTGCCGCCAACCCTCCCGACAACGAAGCAGAAAAACTCGCCTCCCGCCTACGCACCCTCAAAGTCGCGTTCGATACCGCCCGGCTTGACCAAAACCCCGACCTAGAACAGGCCGGAAAAAAGGCCGGATATAAAACCGGGCCGATCCTTTTCGCCGAAACCACGCCGCTCATGGAAGGAGCCGCCTGGCACGACATCATGCAAGCCACCAAGAAAGCACGCACCCTACTACCCGTAGAAAAACGGCCAGACTCGCGTGTGAGAGGACAAAAACCCTACCAGCTATCCAGACACCAACGCGGCATATAACCGCGTTAAAACCTCAATACAAATGGTTAAGCGTGTACCCCCAGGTATTCCCTGGGGGTACACGCTTATTTTCTTACATGGCCATGCCTGGCTGCGGTAGCGCGCGTGGACGTACCGGGTTGGGTGGCTTATTCTTACGCACGGGAGGCGCACCCGAATAGGTCATTTTGCCTTCGCTCCACGACTCTATATAGATCGCTTTACCTTGCTTGTCGTAGCGCTCCACACACCGCCCGCCATCGAGTACCCCGTTCTTGGTACGCCGAACTTCTTTCAACGTGCCATCACGGTGATAAGCATATGATTCTTCCCGCCAGTTATTCTCGTCATAAAACACCCGTTCGTCCAGGACTCTGCCATGATTTACGTGCTGTTCTTGAAACAACTGCCCGTTTTCTAAGAATTGTTGATACGCTGCACCGTCCGAGTTGTGTACCCTGCCCTGATTGTCCTTCCAGATGCGATAACGGGGTACACCTCCCGTCCAATACGATTCGGTCAGTACCGCGTCATTATCGCTAGGCTTAAACAAGGGTGGAACAGATTTTAACTGGTCAGGCCGGTATCCGCTCCATGCCTTGATCTGGTCACCACCCCTGTTTACCATCACCACTGGTACGGAAGAAAATCCCTGTGCCTTTAGCTGATCTACCCAGTGCGGAGCATACTTACTTCTATACGGGATATTGTTTTTTTCCAGCCACCTAGTAGTCGATTTACACTGCATACAGTCCGGTTTTGTATAGACTACCACCTCAACATCATCATTCATTATCTGCACCTGCCTATGCCAGGCCAGGGGCAGCGCTAGGTGCCCGCCGCACAGCGGGCTTTACCGCGCTGTTAGCGGTATGAGCAGTGGATGTGGCCGCGCCTTTACTGGCGGGCTTTGCGCTACGGGCAGTACCAAGGGCTTTATTCATGTCACGCAACCGGGCTTTTTCACCCTCAGAAACCCCGCCAGGCACGGCCGATTCTTGACCGTAATTGCGCGGCCACGGCCGATC
Proteins encoded:
- a CDS encoding antitoxin VbhA family protein produces the protein MQLTRRENMERVIHSAKLEGGTFSDKFIKDANEYITGTLTLDQMLQRALKRNTKKHPA
- a CDS encoding plasmid mobilization protein gives rise to the protein MSRRQPNARGSYTRVVKAKVTESDYEKITSAAQRAGMSIAAWIVKRTATDPEILQTIDVEGLAEAVTQLRIQQRTLAGMATNLNQLAHWANANENFPATAIQFTQVINTQRQRCAEVVDALRELLP
- a CDS encoding relaxase/mobilization nuclease domain-containing protein, with the protein product MIIKLIPARDATSLFEYLAGEGKHNEHIDQRVIYNNQASPADAAVPITKKDAKSLATDFETYLKEYGSTRTFKSNRKGAKNNSRDKLNLYHGVISLDPDETPPSDETWAKIVDRYSTLMGWQEPDGNYAPVIAIAHGKSAGGSPHIHFAVSTVMANGQMIPDSNWKRRSIKAKRKIEDEFGLKPIETERAGYSHRDWKQAEEKRRKVRGRTVKESRYLQRIVASAALAANNEAEFAALLRISGLDINPRFGKDGNATGYAVKIKGDPECPWYAAGKLSRHLTLPALRQDQGWEKTSNLEAARLQWEKGYAISFGAPPPLSKVMPDYARRIRAFSRTAPTSPAWATRAREAGSVLAAMSMRIEKDQPGKLWQAALTLYRAGETARRQNPTQVMRESKMLARTLLISARLTRSNTNRILAASIIMAGHLRAQKQLQEQYRAANQIHEVIRQTLTELQANPPEAGAPLTARPIADLVPQSELDKAIDAGRIIYTKGKDTWLIKGKNLTPGQVVTVTRNDGEKDQVKVGQLTRTNKAGHNWATFTNIPTPAAPRPASTGQVTPKPRGTSHDLEI
- a CDS encoding Fic/DOC family protein: MSLTDPYIDPETGILKNLRGIDTWPELTKAESELSSIRAAQLEERGCPPLQGTLTDLQKIHNFLFQDIYEWAGQIRTVEIWKQGAHGHMFLPCARIYDATSWAHQELCKDQHFNHMEPQDIPKRLAYHYDNYNYIHPFREGNGRTSRIMWTNILRQAGYEISWEKISSQENDHACMIAKEQSDFSELEAMFTKTLTPIKTRTPARPLTPPGSRLRRKPPSLEI
- a CDS encoding single-stranded DNA-binding protein, whose product is MSKYGPKIQSLSFLAKDPEVRYKSDGTKIINLLVNDTPIRPGTKIGDKNRYIGEQIWLVAEAWAEKAEQIEALNLKKGDYVSITGRLYITRSEYRDKDGQKRVHFEKRIRFIEVELKDPENPPHKES
- a CDS encoding helix-turn-helix domain-containing protein — translated: MLADFSLQSSLLGLTAADLARKFEVQERTARRWLTGRAMPPAPVIEQVQESFESFLESLGSMIELLDDNEEIYAHILDPEQAEYKHMRPLVQAIYLLCSLYQIETEITFKQEK
- a CDS encoding DUF4913 domain-containing protein translates to METIFENAADFTERYIRYNWDRNLRDDTSRQWCPQWWCHPEAYTRITFLWAWYEFAFTSDSYSEMAQWLQFFDYEMDALTQPGGCFRHCVGGHSDAVAYQAEEFPLTPAIDALAFQSEENKQQ
- a CDS encoding glutaredoxin domain-containing protein is translated as MNDDVEVVVYTKPDCMQCKSTTRWLEKNNIPYRSKYAPHWVDQLKAQGFSSVPVVMVNRGGDQIKAWSGYRPDQLKSVPPLFKPSDNDAVLTESYWTGGVPRYRIWKDNQGRVHNSDGAAYQQFLENGQLFQEQHVNHGRVLDERVFYDENNWREESYAYHRDGTLKEVRRTKNGVLDGGRCVERYDKQGKAIYIESWSEGKMTYSGAPPVRKNKPPNPVRPRALPQPGMAM